From the genome of Alkalimarinus coralli:
TCATCCCATCTACCACCATTGATGATGGAATGATGCTTTGAATACGGCTTGTATCTACCAAACCGTACAGACTTTTAGAGTGCGTAAGTTTTATTCAAGTAGCGGATAATCTCTGCTGACTCAAATAACTCGGTTTCTGTGTTAGGGTCAACCAGATAGGGCACCTGAACATTGCCATGTGCTTGAAAAAACGCCTCCCTTTTACTATTTTCCAGTGGTTTGTAGGGCTTTAGTGTAAATCTAAAGTTGGCAGGGCCCATGTCTGACTTCTGCTGTTTACCTAAGTTAACCAGTAGATAAGGTAGCTCAAGTTCAGACAGTAGCTCTCTTACCGGGCGCGAAAAAGGGCTGGACTCAAAACTATACAGCGTCAGCTGTTTTTCTGCACCTTTTGACGGTTTGGCGGCCACACCTGCGTTGAAGCGTATGCTGCTTGCCAGTGATGAAGCCAGCTGATTAAGCTTATTACTTCTTAGTTGCGGGGGAGGTTGCTTGCCGCGATACTGTTCAAACAAGTAACTGACAGCGGCCTCCGCCCCTTGAATTTTTTGCTGAGTATTGTCATCAACAAGTAGCGGGACATCGGAATACCCGGTCTCTGCTTTTAGTTTTTTGATGTTCTTCCCGCCTTTGGGGCAAGGGTTAATGACCACATCGAGGTTGAGCTCGGTTATGGCTTCCCTTACAAACCTGCACTCTGGGCATCCTTCGCGATCAAACAGCACTAAGGTTTTTTCTGGTGCTTGACTGGTTTTGCTCGCTGACGTGCCTCTCCATGAGCGTACGCTTGAAGCTATCGTTGACGTGATGATATTTAATGTGTGATTCATGAGCGTATCCTTTAGGTCGCATCCGAAGG
Proteins encoded in this window:
- a CDS encoding glutathione S-transferase N-terminal domain-containing protein; protein product: MNHTLNIITSTIASSVRSWRGTSASKTSQAPEKTLVLFDREGCPECRFVREAITELNLDVVINPCPKGGKNIKKLKAETGYSDVPLLVDDNTQQKIQGAEAAVSYLFEQYRGKQPPPQLRSNKLNQLASSLASSIRFNAGVAAKPSKGAEKQLTLYSFESSPFSRPVRELLSELELPYLLVNLGKQQKSDMGPANFRFTLKPYKPLENSKREAFFQAHGNVQVPYLVDPNTETELFESAEIIRYLNKTYAL